In Candidatus Methylomirabilota bacterium, the genomic window CACCATAGCGAGCCGGTTCTCGGCGATCGTGACACCGGCCGCGCGGATGCGCTCGCGCAGCTCCTCGAGGGTCAGCTCCCGTGGGCCGCTCATGGAACCTCCTCCTTGCGCGCTCCGCGTCAGGAATTCCCGCAGCGCGCGCGTCGTCGCTTCGGGCTGCTCCAGCTGGACGAAGTGGCCCGCCCCCGGGATGACGACCACCCGCGCGCCGGCGATCGTCTCGCCGAAGAACCTTGCGAACTTCGGCGGCGTGAGCTGGTCCTCCTCGCCGCAGAGCGCGAGGGTCGGGACGCGGACCGCGCCGATCCGCGCGATCACGTCGAAGACGTCGCACGCCCTGAGGTCGCCGAGGACCACACCGGGAGGATTGGCGGCCGTGCTGCGGCGGAGCGACGCCTTGAGCGAGGCCGGCGCCGCCGCGCCGACCCCCATCTGCAGCAGGAGGTCCACGCCGGCGGGGTAATCGGTCGCGAGCAGCTCCAGCACGCGCGGCAGCACGCGGAGCCGCGCCCCGGTCCCGACCAGGACGAGACCGTCGACGCGCTCGGGGTGCGCGAGGGCGAGCTGCTGGGCGATCGCGCCCCCCATGGAATGCCCGCCGACGATGGCGCTCCGCACGGACACGGCGTCGAGGAAACCCACCACGAACGCGGCCGCCTCCTCGATGCTCCGCGGCGGCTCGCCGCCCGACCGGCCGTGCCCCGGCAGGTCCGGAGCCACGACGCGGGCGACGTCGGCCAGGCCGTCGAGCTGGTGCAGCCAGACGTTGCCGGCGCCTCCAGTGCCATGGACGAGGCAGACGACGCGCGCGCCGGCTCCCGCCGACTCGTAGTGCACGTCGATCCCGTCGACCCGGACGCGCGAAGACGTCAGCGCAGCACCGTCCTCGCGATGTCCTCCAGCGCCTTCTGCATCTCCTGCTCGGTCTTCGCGGTGGGCGGCCTGATGATGACGCGCGTGGCCCCGGCGTCGAGGAAGCGGCGCACGAGCTCGCGGTCCGCGGGCTGGCCGAAGGCCGAGATGGTGATCTTCGCCGGGTCGCGTCCGGCCTGCTTCGCCATCGCGG contains:
- a CDS encoding alpha/beta fold hydrolase, with product MHYESAGAGARVVCLVHGTGGAGNVWLHQLDGLADVARVVAPDLPGHGRSGGEPPRSIEEAAAFVVGFLDAVSVRSAIVGGHSMGGAIAQQLALAHPERVDGLVLVGTGARLRVLPRVLELLATDYPAGVDLLLQMGVGAAAPASLKASLRRSTAANPPGVVLGDLRACDVFDVIARIGAVRVPTLALCGEEDQLTPPKFARFFGETIAGARVVVIPGAGHFVQLEQPEATTRALREFLTRSAQGGGSMSGPRELTLEELRERIRAAGVTIAENRLAMVRKLLGDALAPVRALDSRAIKTEEPAVRFAPAREASHE